The genomic region GATTTTTATACTCCGCAGAATGAATCTGCATGATCGAGCCCGGAATTTTTTGGCTGCCTGGGAGCTTTCTTGGGCGATGGTATGCTCCCGTAGCAATCACAACCTGCTGGGTATTCCATGAACCTGATGAAGTCTCCACTGTAAAACCAGCTTTCCTGAGCAAAACAGAGTTCACCGTTACGCCTTCCATTAGCGGGGGGTTAAAACTTTTTGCGTAACGCTCGATAAATGCCACGATTTCATTTTTTAACATGAAGCCATTGGGGTCCGTACCGTCGTAATCATAGCCGGGTAATCGACACTGAAAATTTGGGGTTACCAGACAAAAAGAATCCCAACGTTCATTTCTCCAACTATGGCCTAATTGATTCCTTTCAAAAATGAGATGGTTGTTCAATCCACGACTCATAAGACAGTGACTCATAGAAAGACCTGCTTGTCCTCCTCCAATAATTGCAACATCTAACTCTTTATTTTCCATGTATTTTCGATTATTTAAATATGAAGAACTTTGATTTTTGAGTCATTTGGCAACTCCGCTAGCCATGTTTTGATCTTAACCAGCTGAGAAGAAGCTGCGCCGCAAGAAAAACCAAATTTCGCTTCTACTCTCAAAGAGGCCTCCGTTAGGGCATCTTCTGCTAGAGACCCAAATTCTTCTGCTGTATAGGAATGTCCTTTTGTAAAAAAACTCTTTACTACACTTGAAGGTGAATAACAAATTTCTTGTCTACCGTCGGGGAACTCAATTGTAAATGGTGTTTCAGGCATAATGATTTAGTTGCAACTTAATACCGCTGGTTTTTCTTTCAAAGATGTTCGTTTGGTTTGTTCAAATAGAGAGAGTGTCGAGCACGCAGCGCACTTTGCGCATCCAGCCTTAAGGGAATCTGATGTCATTTTAGCTTCTGTCAGCATCGCCGCTAGAGGCTCTAAAATAGATCGCATGAAAGCTGGTGAGGGTGAAAAACAATCTG from Verrucomicrobiota bacterium harbors:
- a CDS encoding MSMEG_0570 family nitrogen starvation response protein, translating into MPETPFTIEFPDGRQEICYSPSSVVKSFFTKGHSYTAEEFGSLAEDALTEASLRVEAKFGFSCGAASSQLVKIKTWLAELPNDSKIKVLHI